A window from Gallus gallus isolate bGalGal1 unplaced genomic scaffold, bGalGal1.mat.broiler.GRCg7b scaffold_46, whole genome shotgun sequence encodes these proteins:
- the LOC107049409 gene encoding uncharacterized protein LOC107049409 isoform X1 yields MSSGMAGANKEQPAGTRRNRMSFCKDGPAARCASRHTCTDTQERVAVWDAVADYVQEHLLVQKGVWIATFGTFDTINKDIRSEDGTVTLQWPVFHLSANLIATHHLKPRRESLPAHRKVEPLKYSKVAATASVTWQRAKMCIQSTVSLISGCLKNGENVAVVLKDIGVLHIDGLTFQMKFYRDFLEKLSGKEKFRRALLKAPWLLDMVASRAAPVASLALSGCLVVFPEFQMEFVPKPPPGIYRKSSGSVPAEGKPKKEEALPPLVQEGKKVRFAGTPTFIKRLSSASVDAGEFRKIRSLLRKDSSTFR; encoded by the exons atgagctccggcATGGCTGGCGCCAACAAGGAGCAACCCGCCGGCACGAGGCGGAACAGGATGAGCTTCTGCAAGGATGGCCCCGCAGCGCGGTGTGCCTCCAGACACACATGCACCGACACCCAAG agcgagttgccgtctgggatgcggtggccgACTACGTACAAGAGCACCTTCTGGTGCAGAAG GGGGTCTGGATTGCCACCTTTGGCACCTTTGACACCATCAACAAAGACATCAGGAGTGAGGACGGGACTGTGACTCTGCAGTGGCCGGTGTTTCACCTGTCTGCAAACCTGATAGCCACGCACCACCTCAAGCCCCGCAGGGAGTCCCTGCCAG cccataggAAGGTGGAGCCGCTGAAATACAGCAAGGTGGCTGCAActgcctctgtgacctggcagagagcaaagatgtgcatccaaagcaccgtgTCCCTGATCTCCGGCTGCCTGAAGAATGGCGAGAACGTTGCCGTTGTCCTCAAGGACATTGGAGTGCTCCACATTGATGGCCTGAcctttcaaatgaaattctacCGCGACTTCCTCGAGAAGCTGTCAGgcaaagagaaattcagaagagCTCTTCTCAAG gccccctggctgctggacatgGTGGCGTCCCGAGCGGCACCAGTGGCCTCCCTGGCGCTCTCTGGCTGCCTTGTCGTCTTTCCCGA GTTTCAAATGGAGTTTGTGCCCAAACCACCACCCGGCATATACCGCAAGTCCTCAGGAAGCGTCCCTGCTGAGGGGAaaccaaagaaagaagaggCTTTGCCACCTCTCGTCCAagagggcaagaaag TGAGATTTGCTGGCACGCCAACCTTCATCAAACGCTTGAGCTCGGCAAGCGTAGATGCAGGAGAATTCAGAAAGATAAGGAGCTTGCTGCGGAAAGACAGCTCTACAttcaggtga